A window from Culex pipiens pallens isolate TS chromosome 3, TS_CPP_V2, whole genome shotgun sequence encodes these proteins:
- the LOC120422869 gene encoding tyrosine decarboxylase codes for MDSKEFRRRGTEMVEYICNYLETLEERRVTPSVEPGYLRHLLPGEAPENPEPWEKIMQDVESKIMPGVTHWQHPRFHAYFPSGNSFPSILGDMLSDGIGCIGFSWAASPACTELETIVLDWLGKAIGLPDQFLALKPGSKGGGVIQTSASECVLVTMLAARAQAIKVLKQQHPFVEEGHLLSKLMAYCSKEAHSCVEKAAMISFVKLRILEPDEKCSLRADTLRKAMEEDEQQGLIPFFVSTTLGTTGSCAFDDLAEIGEALQRFPSVWLHVDAAYAGNSFICPELKYLLKGIEYADSFNTNPNKWLLTNFDCSTLWVRDRIRLTSALVVDPLYLKHGYSDSAIDYRHWGVPLSRRFRSLKLWFVLRSYGITGLQNYIRHHIDLAKRFERLVLKDSRFEVCNEVKLGLVCFRLKGTDRINEKLLSCINASGKIHMVPASVNERYVIRFCATAQNATVEDIDYAWDVITDFAAEILEKDQADEVTEIVDRRKTHTLAQKRSFFVRMVSDPKIYNPAINKAQTPLRISGELTSPSTDGTVVTVQSPKTPGSASWISWPLAFLFANSEDGPKNDMPLRFRHLDTMVRLSASRRNSATGGGSSPEGENGLVLAKSPKRSPIMIRRRGTSPSSGGAGNGSDK; via the exons ATGGACAGTAAAGAGTTCCGCCGTCGGGGCACGGAAATGGTCGAGTACATCTGCAACTATCTGGAAACGCTCGAGGAACGGCGGGTCACGCCGAGCGTGGAACCGGGCTACCTGCGGCACCTGCTCCCCGGCGAGGCCCCGGAAAATCCGGAACCGTGGGAAAAAATCATGCAGGACGTCGAGAGTAAAATCATGCCCGGCGTGACGCACTGGCAGCATCCGCGCTTCCACGCGTACTTTCCCTCGGGGAACTCGTTCCCGTCCATTCTGGGCGACATGCTGAGCGACGGAATCGGCTGCATCGGGTTCTCGTGGGCGGCCAGCCCGGCCTGCACCGAGCTTGAGACGATCGTGCTGGATTGGTTGG GCAAAGCCATCGGCCTGCCGGATCAGTTCCTGGCGCTGAAGCCGGGCAGCAAAGGAGGCGGCGTAATTCAG ACTTCCGCGTCCGAGTGCGTCCTGGTGACGATGCTGGCCGCCCGGGCCCAGGCCATCAAGGTGCTCAAGCAGCAGCATCCGTTCGTCGAGGAGGGCCACCTGCTGTCCAAGCTCATGGCCTACTGCTCGAAGGAGGCGCACAGCTGCGTCGAGAAGGCCGCCATGATTAGCTTCGTCAAGTTGCGCATCCTGGAGCCGGACGAAAAGTGCTCCCTCCGGGCGGACACGTTGCGAAAG GCCATGGAGGAGGATGAACAGCAGGGTTTGATACCGTTTTTCGTGTCAACCACGCTCGGAACTACCGGTTCGTGTGCGTTTGACGATCTGGCCGAGATTGGTGAAGCTCTGCAGCGCTTCCCCAGCGTCTGGCTTCACGTGGACGCAGCCTACGCGGGTAATTCGTTCATATGTCCAGAGCTCAAGTATCTGCTGAAGGGCATCGAGTACGCCGACTCGTTCAACACCAACCCCAACAAGTGGCTGTTGACCAACTTTGACTGCTCGACGCTGTGGGTCCGTGACCGGATTCGGCTTACGTCAGCTCTAGTG GTTGACCCTTTGTATCTCAAGCACGGTTATTCGGACTCGGCCATCGACTACCGTCATTGGGGTGTCCCGCTGAGCCGACGCTTCCGGTCGCTCAAGTTGTGGTTCGTACTGCGCAGTTACGGAATCACCGGGCTGCAGAACTACATCCGTCACCACATCGATCTGGCCAAGCGATTCGAGCGGCTTGTGCTGAAGGATAGTCGCTTCGAGGTGTGCAACGAAGTCAAGCTCGGACTGGTGTGCTTCCGGCTCAAGGGCACTGACCGGATCAACGAGAAGCTACTGAGCTGTATCAACGCGTCCGGCAAGATCCACATGGTACCGGCATCGGTCAACGAGCGGTACGTGATCCGGTTCTGCGCAACGGCTCAGAATGCCACCGTTGAGGATATTG ATTACGCATGGGACGTCATAACGGACTTTGCGGCGGAGATCCTGGAGAAGGACCAAGCCGACGAGGTGACCGAGATCGTGGACCGGCGCAAAACGCACACGCTCGCCCAGAAGCGATCGTTCTTCGTGCGTATGGTCAGCGATCCGAAGATCTACAATCCGGCCATCAACAAGGCGCAGACGCCATTGAGGATTTCCGGCGAGCTGACGTCACCGTCGACCGATGGAACCGTCGTTACCGTGCAGTCGCCAAA AACTCCCGGATCAGCTTCTTGGATCAGCTGGCCGTTGGCCTTCCTGTTCGCCAACTCCGAGGATGGGCCAAAAAACGATATGCCATTGAG ATTCCGTCATCTGGACACCATGGTCCGACTGTCCGCTTCGCGTCGTAACTCGGCAACCGGCGGAGGATCGTCACCGGAGGGTGAAAACGGACTGGTTCTGGCCAAATCGCCCAAGCGATCTCCCATTATGATACGAAGACGGGGTACGTCACCGAGTTCCGGTGGTGCCGGCAATGGATCGGACAAGTAA
- the LOC120422866 gene encoding uncharacterized protein LOC120422866, protein MKLAAPLLILTFLSLCDRIRADSNDESLLDPMEFSYVNLWKYAESECEKKGINGSIITRTWINVRACLRNTLDVIQFNMDAIRLDADNQRTILAKHCPNLRKAPNCFEPFMVAVKGCVPEKNYEIFEALRGWIESVLGHVCKDDGAHIVYDRVKHEKCTNELGGYIFECAALNIINKQYDDRKALTEEDCGSVVRAKDCLLNKLSECSVFAAATQLFYDNFIRITSCIGSA, encoded by the exons ATGAAGCTTGCAGCGCCCCTTTTGATACTAACCTTTTTGTCGCTTTGCGATCGAATCCGGGCCGACTCCAACGATGAGTCCCTGCTGGATCCGATGGAATTCTCGTACGTGAACCTTTGGAAGTACGCCGAGAGTGAGTGTGAGAAAAAGGGCATCAACGGGTCGATCATCACGCGAACCTGGATCAACGTGCGAGCCTGCTTGAGGAATACGCTGGACGTGATCCAGTTCAACATGGACGCGATCCGACTGGACGCGGACAACCAGCGGACGATTTTGGCCAA ACACTGCCCAAACCTGAGAAAAGCTCCCAACTGCTTCGAACCGTTCATGGTGGCCGTTAAGGGTTGCGTTCCGGAGAAGAACTACGAGATCTTCGAGGCACTCCGAGGGTGGATCGAGAGCGTTTTGGGACATGTTTGCAAGGACGATGGAGCGCATATTGTGTACGATCGAGTTAAGCATGAGAAGTGTACCAACGAGCTGGGCGGATACATCTTCGAGTGTGCTGCGCTGAACATTATTAACAAGCAGTACGACGACCGGAAGGCACTGACGGAAGAAGATTGCGG TTCGGTGGTTCGAGCCAAGGATTGCCTCCTGAACAAACTATCCGAGTGTTCAGTATTTGCTGCTGCGACGCAATTGTTCTACGATAACTTTATCCGGATAACGTCGTGTATCGGTTCGGCTTGA
- the LOC120422864 gene encoding uncharacterized protein LOC120422864, producing MNLLLIVTVIVAVAKGCSSAPTEDSDERESLQELEAVRRLRKTLEDSCESNSGSNATYGDMMEAVADTPACFGSKFDLEELVDGWNRLSNATREQYFTKNCPVVKQGVQECLVPVEAISRLCMTSEAQRVEWPDFPMYLLPKVVDLLCEGHGEILFANNSKSPTKCFENYFTYMKQCMRNFMSETNAKPRGEFAEVECRVLERSRRCVIDKLTNCGNGELIKVFDLPYRSVVEQTACSNFIKLE from the exons atgaatttgttACTGATAGTCACGGTGATCGTTGCAGTCGCCAAAG GCTGCTCGAGTGCTCCAACTGAGGACTCAGATGAAAGAGAATCTCTGCAAGAATTGGAAGCCGTCCGACGTCTTCGCAAGACACTGGAGGATTCCTGTGAAAGCAATAGTGGCTCAAACGCCACTTATGGCGACATGATGGAGGCAGTGGCTGATACTCCCGCGTGTTTTGGGTCCAAATTTGACCTGGAAGAGCTGGTTGATGGGTGGAACCGGCTTAGTAATGCCACCAGGGAGCAGTACTTTACGAAAAATTGTCCGGTGGTGAAACAAGGCGTTCAGGAGTGTTTGGTACCAGTTGAGGCTATAAGTCGGTTGTGTATGACATCGGAAGCTCAGCGAGTTGAATGGCCGGACTTTCCGATGTATTTGCTTCCTAAGGTGGTGGATTTGCTCTGCGAGGGTCATGGCGAGATTCTGTTTG CAAACAATAGCAAAAGTCCCACGAAATGCTTCGAGAATTACTTCACCTACATGAAGCAGTGCATGCGGAACTTTATGAGTGAAACCAACGCCAAACCTCGGGGAGAGTTTGCCGAGGTCGAGTGTCGGGTACTGGAGCGATCCCGACGGTGCGTGATCGACAAGTTAACAAACTGTGGCAACGGCGAGCTGATCAAGGTTTTTGACCTGCCGTATAGATCCGTCGTGGAGCAGACGGCGTGtagcaat TTCATTAAGCTTGAATAA
- the LOC120422867 gene encoding uncharacterized protein LOC120422867 isoform X2 — protein MAGAFTVIVAIAVLSSRESTAIPIFHGYYLSALQEGCHSKTNETTIRPSGVAQFRSCIAKHLDLQETQREYAQLNDFSRIQFFDKYCPQINSSLECFGPMMEDLRRCRDPEDMKLYEVVAETLPKAVSWICLNHGEVFAKLKDPRTQMCLDSLESKAEVKCGRGMSSVFKPRRRRISQYEEVECRGFIETHNCIVEKYISCGVAEAKELLDLFYKPIMEATSTAAVLPEKTQNTSSSLSLGDSLDISVPFVGDLEGACLARTGSNDTFEEIISTVYVVPLCFALNLEVDRLMADAQDLAEASETTRVEFFKR, from the exons ATGGCTGGAGCCTTCACAGTGATTGTGGCAATCGCAGTGCTCAGTAGTAGAG AGAGTACAGCAATTCCCATCTTCCACGGATATTACCTTTCGGCTCTTCAGGAAGGATGTCACTCAAAAACCAACGAAACCACAATAAGACCAAGCGGAGTCGCTCAATTCCGAAGCTGCATCGCCAAGCATCTTGACCTGCAGGAAACGCAACGGGAGTACGCCCAGCTGAACGATTTCAGCCGGATTCAGTTCTTCGACAAGTACTGTCCCCAGATCAACAGCTCGCTGGAGTGCTTCGGTCCGATGATGGAGGATTTGCGCCGTTGCCGGGACCCGGAAGATATGAAGCTGTACGAAGTTGTGGCCGAAACGCTGCCAAAAGCCGTGTCCTGGATCTGTCTAAATCATGGGGAAGTGTTTGCTA AATTGAAGGATCCTCGAACCCAAATGTGCTTGGACAGCTTGGAATCCAAAGCAGAAGTCAAATGTGGCCGTGGAATGTCCAGCGTATTTAAGCCTCGACGGCGTCGGATATCCCAGTATGAGGAGGTAGAGTGCAg AGGATTCATCGAAACGCACAACTGTATAGTCGAGAAGTATATTTCCTGCGGAGTTGCTGAAGCAAAAGAGTTGCTCGATCTTTTCTACAAGCCAATTATGGAGGCGA CATCAACGGCGGCTGTTCTTCCGGAAAAGACCCAAAACACCTCCTCCTCGCTTTCCTTGGGCGATTCTCTCGACATATCGGTTCCCTTCGTGGGAGATCTCGAGGGGGCCTGTCTCGCCCGGACCGGTTCCAACGATACCTTCGAGGAGATCATTTCCACCGTCTACGTGGTTCCACTGTGCTTCGCGTTGAATTTGGAAGTTGATCGCTTGATGGCCGATGCCCAGGATCTCGCCGAAGCTTCCGAAACGACTCGAGTGGAGTTTTTCAAGAGGTGA
- the LOC120422867 gene encoding 27 kDa hemolymph glycoprotein-like isoform X1, translated as MKYVVLLFVAVISASTAAVLPEKTQNTSSSLSLGDSLDISVPFVGDLEGACLARTGSNDTFEEIISTVYVVPLCFALNLEVDRLMADAQDLAEASETTRVEFFKRYCPQVKNSLRCITQVTDMVRQCVEPDRIALYDTFVSTIPEAVDLICKNDGELIFVDGPNFKECSKKLPRYLDDCSSNIASFADTMDLTAYGEYQCTELDKVRQCYKKELADCRAPRMIELFDLFYRPVVKASPCKDFIKLEELKEVENNNI; from the exons ATGAAATATGTGGTGCTCTTGTTTGTAGCAGTTATATCTg CATCAACGGCGGCTGTTCTTCCGGAAAAGACCCAAAACACCTCCTCCTCGCTTTCCTTGGGCGATTCTCTCGACATATCGGTTCCCTTCGTGGGAGATCTCGAGGGGGCCTGTCTCGCCCGGACCGGTTCCAACGATACCTTCGAGGAGATCATTTCCACCGTCTACGTGGTTCCACTGTGCTTCGCGTTGAATTTGGAAGTTGATCGCTTGATGGCCGATGCCCAGGATCTCGCCGAAGCTTCCGAAACGACTCGAGTGGAGTTTTTCAAGAG ATATTGCCCACAAGTGAAGAATTCCCTACGTTGCATAACCCAAGTTACCGATATGGTGCGCCAATGTGTGGAACCTGACAGGATTGCACTTTACGACACATTTGTCAGCACGATTCCGGAAGCAGTTGATCTTATCTGTAAGAACGATGGGGAACTCATCTTTG TCGACGGTCCCAACTTCAAGGAGTGCTCGAAAAAGTTGCCCAGATATTTGGACGACTGCTCGAGCAACATAGCAAGCTTTGCGGATACGATGGACCTGACCGCGTACGGCGAATATCAGTGCACCGAGCTGGACAAGGTTCGTCAGTGTTACAAGAAGGAACTGGCCGACTGTAGAGCTCCCCGGATGATCGAGCTGTTTGACCTGTTCTATCGACCAGTGGTGAAGGCGAGTCCGTGCAAGGAT TTTATAAAACTCGAAGAACTAAAGGAAGTTGAAAACAATAACATTTGA
- the LOC120422835 gene encoding uncharacterized protein LOC120422835: MAFRTVLLIVLVGLISVSTAQDSDESDSSVDYEELAKYLDLLEPSCLRLTGSNKTYEQLVINSVYVPLYLSSKLDVADFQRDLKTLDESNREKFFPKYCRQLLRSLSVLEPVTTELRKCLDPEEVELLDLLIDMLPEAINLACKDNGQIFFMDDSNKCLDKFTGYVKKCAAKVSKTTEAVDLSNYGRQQCKELAEVRECFEQKTAGCKGPRLMED, encoded by the exons ATGGCGTTCCGAACGGTGCTGTTAATTGTGTTGGTCGGTTTAATTTCTG TATCGACGGCCCAGGATAGTGACGAAAGCGACTCCTCGGTAGATTATGAGGAGTTGGCGAAATATCTAGACCTGCTCGAGCCCAGCTGCCTGAGGCTGACCGGATCTAACAAAACCTACGAACAGTTGGTTATCAACAGTGTTTACGTGCCTCTTTACCTTTCCTCCAAACTTGACGTGGCGGACTTTCAACGAGATCTGAAAACCTTGGACGAATCAAACAGAGAAAAGTTCTTCCCCAAGTATTGTCGCCAGTTGCTTAGATCTCTTAGTGTTCTAGAGCCGGTGACTACAGAGCTTCGGAAATGCCTGGATCCAGAAGAGGTCGAACTCTTGGACCTTCTCATTGATATGCTGCCGGAAGCGATCAACCTTGCCTGCAAGGACAACGGACAGATCTTCTTTA TGGACGATTCCAACAAGTGCTTGGATAAATTTACTGGTTACGTGAAAAAGTGCGCAGCCAAAGTCTCGAAAACGACCGAAGCGGTAGACCTGTCCAACTACGGTCGGCAGCAGTGCAAAGAGCTGGCCGAGGTTCGGGAGTGCTTCGAGCAGAAGACGGCTGGCTGCAAAGGGCCAAGATTGATGGAAGATTGA